A genomic window from Methanoculleus caldifontis includes:
- a CDS encoding radical SAM protein, translating into MQQESGVSPDGIALSPGCVLCHQGAKMVLFVTGRCHRTCWYCPLSRERKNLDVVYANDRKISSPADAIAEAEKMSALGTGVTGGEPLLELDRVVEYCRALKERFGPDHQIHLYTALAPNEAMLRRLQGLVDEIRLHPPHEVWPRILETDYARSAVLAREMGFVIGIEVPALPGIGALAAALPLLDFLNINELEWGETCAAAMRERGLELEDGMHNAVLGARRWAEELPRDPKVHFCSSVFKDSVQLRERLKRIAANTARPFEEVTDDGTVVYGVLEPAGAVDEFLEMLDEDDYAVCDGRIEMAWWMLAGDGAALPGRKYVVERYPGGGMVVEVTPL; encoded by the coding sequence ATGCAACAGGAGTCGGGAGTATCCCCGGATGGAATAGCCCTCTCGCCGGGGTGCGTCCTCTGCCACCAGGGTGCAAAGATGGTCCTCTTCGTGACCGGCCGGTGCCACCGCACCTGCTGGTACTGCCCGCTCTCCCGCGAGCGAAAGAATCTCGACGTGGTCTACGCAAACGACCGGAAGATCTCCTCGCCGGCAGACGCCATCGCCGAGGCCGAGAAGATGAGCGCCCTCGGCACCGGGGTCACCGGCGGCGAACCCCTCCTCGAGCTCGACCGGGTGGTGGAGTACTGCAGGGCGCTCAAGGAGCGCTTCGGCCCGGACCACCAGATCCACCTCTACACGGCCCTCGCCCCGAACGAGGCCATGCTCCGGCGCCTGCAGGGGCTCGTCGACGAGATCCGGCTCCATCCACCCCACGAGGTCTGGCCGCGCATCCTCGAGACCGATTACGCCCGCTCCGCCGTCCTCGCCCGCGAGATGGGCTTTGTCATCGGGATCGAGGTCCCGGCGCTCCCCGGCATCGGGGCCCTCGCCGCCGCCCTGCCGCTCCTCGACTTCCTCAACATCAACGAGCTCGAGTGGGGCGAGACCTGCGCCGCCGCCATGCGCGAGCGTGGACTCGAACTCGAGGACGGGATGCACAACGCGGTCCTCGGCGCCCGCCGGTGGGCGGAAGAACTCCCCCGCGACCCGAAAGTCCACTTCTGCTCGTCGGTCTTCAAGGACTCGGTCCAGTTACGGGAACGATTAAAGCGGATCGCCGCCAACACTGCGCGACCGTTCGAAGAGGTGACGGATGACGGGACTGTCGTATACGGCGTGCTCGAGCCTGCAGGCGCCGTCGACGAGTTCCTGGAGATGCTCGATGAGGACGATTACGCAGTCTGCGACGGAAGGATCGAGATGGCGTGGTGGATGCTTGCCGGGGACGGCGCCGCGCTGCCGGGCAGGAAGTACGTCGTCGAGCGCTACCCGGGCGGCGGCATGGTGGTCGAGGTGACGCCGCTCTGA
- the uppS gene encoding polyprenyl diphosphate synthase: MTLRTGIDALYERYLRWQVKHIPRHVAVIQDGNRRFARNQGIETATGHRLGADTTEQVLDWACDLGVRHITLYTFSTENFRRDQGELASLFALFREKFTAIIKDERVHRNRIRVQMIGDRSLLPDDLLATIDAAEEATGAYDDYFINVALAYGGRNEIVHAARSILGEVRQGALDPAAITPDTVESHLHRGAPIPPVDLIIRTGNDSRTSNFLPWLANGHESAVYFCAPYWPAFRKIDLLRAMRVYDQRMRLKERLAR; encoded by the coding sequence CTGACGCTCAGAACCGGGATAGACGCCCTCTACGAGCGCTACCTGCGGTGGCAGGTGAAGCACATCCCCCGGCACGTCGCCGTGATCCAGGACGGGAACCGCCGGTTCGCCCGCAACCAGGGTATCGAGACGGCGACCGGCCACCGGCTCGGTGCCGATACCACGGAGCAGGTCCTCGACTGGGCGTGCGACCTCGGCGTCCGGCACATCACGCTCTACACCTTCTCCACCGAGAACTTCCGGCGGGACCAGGGCGAGCTCGCCTCGCTCTTCGCGCTCTTCCGCGAGAAGTTCACCGCCATCATCAAGGACGAGCGGGTGCACCGGAACCGTATCCGGGTCCAGATGATCGGCGACCGCTCCCTCCTCCCCGACGACCTCCTCGCGACGATCGACGCGGCGGAGGAGGCGACGGGGGCGTATGACGACTATTTCATCAACGTCGCGCTCGCCTATGGCGGCCGGAACGAGATCGTCCACGCCGCCCGGTCGATCCTCGGCGAGGTCCGGCAGGGCGCCCTCGACCCCGCGGCCATCACCCCCGACACCGTCGAGAGCCACCTCCACCGGGGAGCCCCCATCCCCCCCGTCGACCTGATCATCCGGACCGGCAACGACTCCCGGACCTCGAACTTCCTCCCCTGGCTCGCGAACGGCCACGAGTCGGCCGTCTACTTCTGCGCCCCCTACTGGCCGGCGTTCAGGAAGATCGACCTTCTCCGGGCGATGCGGGTCTACGACCAGCGCATGCGCTTGAAAGAGCGTCTGGCCCGGTAG
- a CDS encoding undecaprenyl diphosphate synthase family protein: MIYRLYERILLSDLHTLPEQICFMITGQDMLDAPDNLYRAAEWCRDLGIRSAMFHISTPDPARLERCLPRIRTISSIARLTLHYRETKEVRGEGMNVTVAIGKSGREEIACCVRRMAEDGMDPDSVDEDVLESYLTFKYEPDLVIKTGGDHLTDFLIWQSVYSELFFLDVNWALLRKVDFLRALRDFQSRARRFGR; encoded by the coding sequence TTGATCTACCGCCTCTACGAGAGGATCCTGCTCTCGGACCTCCACACGCTTCCCGAGCAGATCTGCTTCATGATCACCGGCCAGGACATGCTCGATGCCCCGGACAACCTCTACCGCGCCGCGGAGTGGTGCCGCGACCTCGGGATCCGGAGCGCCATGTTCCATATCAGCACCCCCGACCCGGCCCGGCTGGAGCGCTGCCTCCCCCGTATCCGCACAATCTCCTCGATCGCACGCCTGACGCTCCACTACCGCGAGACAAAGGAGGTCCGCGGCGAGGGGATGAACGTGACGGTCGCGATCGGAAAGAGCGGGCGGGAGGAGATCGCCTGCTGCGTCCGGCGGATGGCCGAGGACGGCATGGACCCGGACTCCGTCGACGAGGACGTGCTCGAGTCCTACCTCACCTTCAAGTACGAGCCGGATCTGGTCATCAAGACCGGCGGCGACCACCTGACCGACTTCCTGATCTGGCAGTCGGTCTACTCGGAACTCTTCTTCCTCGACGTCAACTGGGCGCTGCTCCGGAAGGTGGACTTCCTCCGGGCGCTCAGGGACTTCCAGTCGCGGGCGCGGCGGTTTGGAAGGTGA
- a CDS encoding helix-hairpin-helix domain-containing protein: MVSEEEQVTNEAIADRLASMSRLLVIAGDDRHRSGAYERAARQVERLALPVAGLGEEELIRIPGIGERIAGEIREIAQTGSFQELDDLRAVVPESLIALLEISGVGPRTLHLLWKRLGILTLDDLERAVKSRRVRKLPGFGAKKEEMIARGIRQSRDRPDRMTRPQAGALVARVAALFLDGEHAVAGSYRRGAPTIGRVAIVTTAAPDGLADRIAAVAGGAPLSVRFTEPARYGTALLCATGSAGFLERLGEAALARGYRLSPDGLVDADGRLHTFASEEEVFAFLGMEAVPPELREDRGEVELALRHALPDLIDLCDVRGDLHSHTVWSDGRQSLEDVAEAGDERGYEYIAITDHSSKVSPEALAKQRAAIEQINRGHDCELLCGSEVDIRSDGSLGYENRVLADLDLVIASVHSGFAQDQDVLTRRILTAMENEHVDIIGHPTGRLLDRRPPYAVDLERVMAHAAETETALEINSSPHRLDLEDIYIQQAKKRGVKLAAGTDAHRTGEFANMRNGIMLARRGWCAPDEILNALSLSGLLEWRS; this comes from the coding sequence ATGGTGAGCGAGGAGGAGCAGGTCACAAACGAGGCCATCGCCGACCGGCTTGCATCGATGAGCCGCCTGCTCGTGATCGCGGGGGACGACCGGCACCGGAGCGGGGCCTACGAGCGGGCGGCACGGCAGGTCGAGCGGCTCGCCCTCCCGGTCGCGGGGCTCGGCGAGGAGGAACTCATCCGCATCCCGGGGATCGGCGAGAGGATAGCCGGAGAGATCCGCGAGATCGCACAGACCGGGTCGTTTCAGGAACTCGACGACCTCCGGGCCGTCGTCCCAGAATCGCTCATCGCCCTCCTCGAGATCAGCGGGGTGGGACCCCGGACCCTGCACCTCCTCTGGAAGAGGCTCGGCATCCTGACGCTCGACGATCTCGAGCGGGCGGTGAAGAGCCGCCGGGTCCGGAAGCTCCCCGGTTTCGGGGCGAAGAAGGAGGAGATGATCGCACGCGGGATCCGGCAGTCCCGCGACCGGCCGGACCGGATGACCCGGCCGCAGGCCGGGGCGCTGGTCGCGAGGGTCGCGGCGCTCTTTTTGGACGGAGAGCACGCCGTTGCAGGGAGTTACCGCCGGGGCGCCCCCACGATCGGGAGGGTCGCAATCGTGACGACCGCCGCCCCGGACGGCCTCGCGGACCGGATCGCCGCCGTCGCCGGAGGAGCGCCTCTCTCGGTCCGGTTCACCGAGCCTGCCCGGTACGGCACCGCGCTCCTCTGCGCCACGGGGTCGGCCGGGTTCCTGGAGAGGCTCGGGGAGGCGGCGCTCGCGAGAGGCTACCGGCTCTCGCCCGACGGCCTCGTCGACGCCGACGGCCGGCTCCACACCTTCGCGAGCGAGGAAGAGGTCTTCGCCTTCCTCGGCATGGAGGCCGTCCCCCCGGAACTCCGCGAGGACCGCGGCGAGGTCGAACTCGCCCTCCGGCACGCCCTCCCCGACCTCATCGACCTTTGCGACGTGCGGGGCGACCTTCACTCCCACACCGTCTGGAGCGACGGGAGGCAGTCGCTTGAGGACGTGGCGGAGGCGGGGGACGAGCGGGGCTACGAGTACATCGCGATCACCGACCATTCTTCAAAGGTGAGCCCGGAGGCCCTCGCAAAGCAGCGGGCCGCGATCGAGCAGATCAACCGGGGGCACGACTGCGAGCTCCTCTGCGGGAGCGAGGTGGATATCAGGAGCGACGGGAGCCTCGGCTACGAGAACCGGGTCCTCGCCGATCTCGATCTGGTGATCGCCTCGGTCCACTCGGGGTTCGCCCAGGACCAGGACGTCCTGACCCGGCGCATCCTCACCGCGATGGAGAACGAGCACGTCGATATCATCGGCCATCCCACCGGCCGGCTTCTGGACCGGCGGCCCCCCTACGCGGTCGACCTCGAACGCGTCATGGCGCACGCGGCGGAGACGGAGACCGCGCTCGAGATCAACTCGTCGCCCCACCGGCTCGATCTTGAGGATATTTATATTCAGCAAGCGAAGAAGAGAGGAGTGAAACTGGCTGCAGGGACCGACGCTCACCGCACCGGCGAGTTTGCAAATATGCGTAACGGGATCATGCTGGCACGCCGGGGCTGGTGCGCTCCGGACGAGATCTTAAATGCCCTCTCACTATCCGGGCTGCTGGAGTGGCGGTCTTGA
- a CDS encoding metal-dependent transcriptional regulator: MLPSAFEDYLEAILTITGDGGRPATLAEIAAALGTGAAAAETTVDSLAEEGYLERVSGDAVRLTAKGSTVASTVARKHRVLQCFLTEMLGVDEAAADKEACTLEHGISDETIERLSSYMGGTRCPPGHQGCCRGREACTLLDCKEGDLVRVAMVRGARRNRRLLDLGIFPGEVVEIRRKLQNKSVVVRVKDCDIAISPEIAASILVESCP; the protein is encoded by the coding sequence ATGCTTCCCTCCGCATTCGAGGATTACCTTGAAGCAATCCTCACGATCACGGGAGACGGCGGACGGCCGGCGACGCTCGCAGAGATAGCGGCGGCGCTCGGCACCGGGGCGGCGGCGGCCGAGACGACCGTCGATTCGCTCGCGGAAGAAGGATACCTGGAGCGGGTATCCGGCGACGCCGTCAGGCTGACCGCGAAGGGATCCACGGTGGCATCAACGGTGGCGCGGAAACACCGGGTCCTCCAGTGTTTCCTGACCGAGATGCTCGGCGTCGACGAGGCTGCGGCGGATAAAGAGGCCTGCACGCTCGAGCACGGCATCTCCGATGAGACGATCGAACGGCTCTCCTCCTACATGGGCGGCACCCGGTGCCCGCCGGGGCATCAGGGATGCTGCCGGGGTCGCGAAGCCTGCACCCTCCTCGACTGCAAGGAAGGGGATCTCGTCCGGGTGGCGATGGTCCGGGGAGCCCGGCGGAACCGCCGGCTCCTCGACCTCGGCATCTTCCCTGGCGAGGTCGTGGAGATCCGGCGCAAACTCCAGAACAAATCGGTCGTCGTCAGGGTAAAGGATTGCGACATCGCCATCAGCCCCGAGATCGCGGCGTCGATCCTCGTGGAGTCGTGTCCATGA
- the feoB gene encoding ferrous iron transport protein B produces MKFALIGNPSVGKSLIFNQLTGLGVEVSNYPGTTVELQRGNTCFQREIVELIDLPGVYSLDGSSDEEALARRLLEAQEADAVIAVVNVTRLERNLYLLLQVAEYGIPMVVVLNMADDAARQGLEIDPGPIRDLLGVEVIQAAAAQGKNIDRIIPAALAASPPRMVEIPYDHHVEAAVRSLEKMFAADRRESLFALQGLGDNPDLLEAAGTIADEIESRHRMTVAQIIATNRHNFARRIADRVITKEAPAPRTDPDSILTRLIPGIPILLSILIGMLLFVFVVGSFLEGIIVELFDLFAIEPFLALSLPPLAEELGISILLALQAGLGIAFPYVFLFYIIISILEDSGYMTRAAFLADNAMHRVGMHGGAVIPLTLAFGCNVPAVMSIRLLRSRRERIIASFLVTMVPCSARTVIIAGIVGSFVGIGAAFSVYGIVFGLILATGLVLSRVTPGDRFGMIMEMVPLRRPDPRLVTKKAWARLSEFLFIAMPLLLAGSVVLGLLEFFGIMAIFGSLMEPYTTALLGLPGYTATALIFGILRKEMAFETLAILAGTADLGSVLTSLQLYIFAVVTVLFVPCLATITVLLREVGSKITLAVTVYTVALGLLIGGLIYRLLA; encoded by the coding sequence ATGAAGTTCGCCCTGATCGGCAACCCCAGCGTGGGCAAATCCCTGATCTTCAACCAGCTCACCGGTCTCGGGGTCGAGGTGAGCAACTACCCCGGCACCACCGTCGAGCTGCAGCGGGGCAACACCTGCTTCCAGCGCGAGATCGTCGAGTTGATCGACCTCCCCGGCGTCTACTCGCTCGACGGGAGTTCGGACGAGGAAGCCCTGGCCCGCCGGCTCCTTGAAGCGCAGGAGGCCGACGCGGTCATCGCGGTCGTCAACGTCACGCGCCTCGAGCGCAACCTCTACCTCCTCCTCCAGGTGGCGGAGTACGGCATCCCGATGGTCGTCGTCCTGAACATGGCCGACGACGCCGCGCGGCAGGGGCTCGAGATCGACCCCGGCCCGATCCGCGACCTCCTCGGCGTCGAGGTGATCCAGGCGGCCGCAGCGCAGGGGAAGAACATCGACCGGATCATCCCGGCGGCTCTTGCCGCTTCCCCGCCGCGGATGGTCGAGATCCCCTACGACCACCATGTGGAGGCGGCCGTCAGGAGCCTTGAGAAGATGTTTGCGGCCGACCGGCGTGAGAGCCTCTTCGCGCTCCAGGGGCTCGGCGACAACCCGGACCTCCTCGAAGCGGCCGGCACGATCGCCGACGAGATCGAGTCCCGGCACCGGATGACGGTCGCTCAGATCATCGCGACCAACCGGCACAACTTCGCCCGCCGGATCGCCGACCGTGTCATCACGAAGGAGGCGCCGGCCCCCCGGACCGACCCCGACAGCATCCTGACACGGTTGATACCCGGGATCCCGATCCTCCTCTCGATCCTCATCGGGATGCTCCTCTTCGTCTTCGTCGTGGGTTCGTTCCTCGAAGGGATCATCGTGGAGCTCTTCGACCTCTTCGCGATAGAACCGTTCCTCGCGCTCTCGCTGCCTCCTCTCGCCGAAGAGCTGGGGATCTCCATCCTGCTCGCCCTCCAGGCCGGCCTGGGGATAGCCTTCCCCTACGTCTTCCTCTTCTACATCATCATCTCGATCCTCGAGGACTCAGGGTACATGACGCGGGCGGCGTTCCTCGCCGACAACGCGATGCACCGGGTCGGGATGCACGGGGGAGCGGTCATCCCCCTCACCCTGGCGTTCGGGTGCAACGTCCCGGCCGTGATGAGCATCCGGCTTCTCCGCTCCCGGCGGGAGCGGATCATCGCCTCGTTCCTGGTCACGATGGTCCCCTGCTCGGCGCGGACCGTCATCATCGCCGGGATCGTGGGGAGTTTCGTCGGTATCGGGGCGGCGTTCAGCGTCTACGGGATCGTCTTTGGCCTGATCCTCGCAACAGGCCTCGTCCTCTCCCGCGTGACCCCCGGCGATCGGTTCGGGATGATCATGGAGATGGTGCCCCTCCGGCGGCCCGACCCGAGGCTGGTGACGAAGAAGGCCTGGGCGCGCCTCTCGGAGTTCCTCTTCATCGCCATGCCCCTCCTCCTCGCAGGAAGCGTCGTCCTCGGCCTGCTCGAGTTCTTCGGTATCATGGCGATCTTCGGGAGCCTGATGGAGCCCTACACCACGGCCCTCCTCGGCCTGCCCGGCTACACGGCGACGGCGCTCATCTTCGGGATCCTCAGAAAGGAGATGGCGTTTGAGACCCTTGCGATCCTCGCGGGAACCGCCGATCTCGGTTCGGTCCTCACGTCCCTCCAGCTCTACATCTTTGCGGTCGTGACGGTCCTCTTCGTCCCCTGCCTCGCGACGATCACGGTCCTCCTGCGCGAAGTCGGCTCGAAGATCACGCTGGCGGTCACTGTCTATACCGTGGCGCTCGGCCTCCTCATCGGAGGCCTTATCTACCGTCTCCTGGCATAA
- a CDS encoding RAD55 family ATPase has protein sequence MYLYETGIPVIDRDFRGLRAATNILLLAPPLSYAEHLAYRIAYPRDGEWTVVLSTDERASDVAGAFRRQGPGMNRVGIIDAVTKSSVPNLRDTPKAKFVTSPLDLTSMGIKFSRMVEDMWREAVIAEPPGPMPPPVRLCLNSVSTLLMYARLEVTFKFLHVITNRVKKLEGVGIYVLNSESFDERTVSTIKQLMSMVIEVRTDDGRQSVERDFRVTGIHGRTTPWIRYFYEDGALTIEG, from the coding sequence ATGTACCTCTACGAGACCGGCATCCCGGTGATCGACAGGGATTTCCGCGGCCTGCGGGCTGCGACGAACATCCTCCTTCTCGCGCCCCCCCTCTCCTACGCCGAACATCTCGCATACCGGATCGCCTACCCCCGCGACGGGGAGTGGACGGTCGTCCTCTCGACCGACGAGCGTGCCTCCGATGTCGCCGGGGCGTTCCGGCGGCAGGGGCCGGGCATGAACCGGGTCGGGATCATCGATGCCGTCACGAAGAGTTCGGTGCCGAACCTGCGGGACACGCCGAAGGCGAAGTTCGTCACGAGCCCCCTCGACCTGACGAGCATGGGGATCAAGTTCTCGCGGATGGTCGAGGATATGTGGAGAGAGGCGGTGATAGCCGAGCCGCCTGGCCCGATGCCCCCGCCGGTCCGGCTCTGCCTCAACTCGGTCTCGACGCTCCTCATGTACGCGCGGCTGGAGGTGACCTTCAAGTTCCTCCACGTCATCACGAACCGGGTCAAGAAACTCGAAGGGGTCGGGATCTACGTCCTCAACAGCGAGTCGTTCGATGAGCGGACGGTCTCGACGATCAAGCAGTTGATGAGCATGGTCATCGAGGTGAGGACGGACGACGGGCGGCAGTCGGTGGAGCGGGACTTCCGGGTCACGGGGATCCACGGCAGGACGACCCCCTGGATCCGTTACTTCTACGAGGATGGAGCGCTCACGATTGAGGGATGA
- the dph5 gene encoding diphthine synthase, translated as MLTFVGLGLYDLGDISVKGLECVRNADAVFLEAYTSRLMGTDVPAMEAFFGKEVRVLGREDVEQDPREILDAAATGRVAFLTGGDPMVSTTHADLRMRAAAAGIETSIIHASSISSAVCGLSGLQNYRFGKSCSVPFPAKGWFPTAPVETVAANLALNLHSLVYLDIQKDRYMRVSEAIAILEEMAEKAGIEPPALYVGIARAGSAQPVVRAGTGARLKETDFGPPLHILVVPAELHPVEREYLEAFAGL; from the coding sequence ATGCTGACGTTCGTGGGCCTCGGCCTCTACGACCTCGGGGACATCTCGGTCAAAGGCCTTGAGTGTGTAAGGAATGCCGACGCCGTCTTTCTCGAGGCCTACACCTCCCGGCTGATGGGGACGGACGTCCCCGCGATGGAGGCGTTCTTCGGCAAAGAGGTCCGCGTGCTCGGACGCGAGGACGTCGAGCAGGACCCCCGCGAGATCCTCGATGCCGCCGCCACGGGCCGGGTGGCGTTCCTGACCGGGGGAGACCCGATGGTCTCGACGACGCACGCGGATCTCCGGATGCGGGCGGCAGCCGCGGGGATCGAGACCTCGATCATCCACGCCTCGTCGATATCGAGCGCCGTCTGCGGCCTTTCCGGCCTCCAGAACTACCGGTTCGGGAAGTCCTGTTCGGTGCCGTTCCCGGCGAAAGGCTGGTTCCCGACGGCCCCCGTCGAGACGGTCGCGGCGAACCTGGCCTTGAATCTTCATTCGCTCGTCTACCTCGACATCCAGAAAGACCGCTACATGCGCGTCTCAGAGGCGATCGCGATCCTCGAGGAGATGGCGGAGAAGGCCGGGATCGAGCCGCCCGCGCTCTACGTGGGGATCGCCCGGGCGGGCTCGGCGCAGCCGGTCGTCCGCGCGGGGACCGGCGCGAGACTGAAAGAGACGGACTTCGGGCCCCCGCTCCATATCCTCGTCGTGCCGGCGGAGCTCCACCCGGTGGAGCGGGAGTACCTGGAGGCCTTCGCCGGCCTATGA
- a CDS encoding DUF357 domain-containing protein — MILEAYGDLFSAALRRTSITVPGGTLLYLVAGEVLEMAAAYRSDGFSFLHGDDPVNALAAFAYGLGWLDAGSQLGLLGREAAHSPDTVDAEIPASRQAHLVEKTHRYRRMLSAALAAAEVGPDVASPLHAGARAFHAAAESWYAEGVEHLEGGDLPGALARFSYGYAWLDAGVRAGLFAIAGDRGLFTV; from the coding sequence ATGATCCTTGAGGCGTACGGGGACCTCTTCTCCGCAGCTCTCCGCCGGACCTCCATCACGGTTCCGGGGGGGACCCTCCTCTACCTGGTGGCCGGCGAGGTGCTCGAGATGGCCGCCGCCTACCGGAGCGACGGCTTCTCGTTCCTTCATGGGGATGACCCGGTGAACGCGCTTGCCGCGTTTGCCTACGGGCTCGGCTGGCTGGACGCGGGCTCGCAGCTCGGTCTGCTCGGCCGCGAGGCTGCCCACTCCCCGGATACCGTCGACGCGGAGATCCCGGCATCACGGCAGGCCCACCTTGTCGAGAAGACCCACCGCTACCGGCGGATGCTCTCTGCCGCCCTCGCGGCGGCCGAAGTGGGGCCGGACGTCGCGAGCCCGCTCCACGCCGGGGCCCGGGCTTTCCACGCCGCGGCTGAATCCTGGTACGCGGAGGGCGTCGAGCACCTCGAGGGCGGCGACCTCCCCGGCGCCCTCGCCCGGTTCAGTTACGGCTACGCCTGGCTCGATGCCGGCGTCCGTGCGGGGCTCTTTGCGATCGCCGGCGACCGGGGACTCTTTACGGTATGA
- a CDS encoding lysylphosphatidylglycerol synthase transmembrane domain-containing protein, whose amino-acid sequence MKKSQWKWLLVSIGFSTLVMAGVLYFTVDETTIEYLSRVSPFYLALAVLLHILSLVFWAMRIKLMSASLGYRVGLKHCLNLVLANMLVAAVTPSQAGGEPVRVHELYRAGVPVGDATAVVVMERILDGIVLGALGAFSMLFLGRYWSSLTSGFSGASLLMYSAWIFVILGVLAFVYSVKNPDKLKRALKGISRWVDRRRRVKRLDSLFESIDREVDNFNCGLVKFVNHGKVGLVWGFIFTALFWFSEFAIASMLLMGLGQSPFIIESFVVQLVLAVIMMIPLTPGGSGVAELGATSLYSLFVPSAIVGVFVLLWRLILYYLNVFLGLLPGLSIVRREFLARAGKQRR is encoded by the coding sequence ATGAAGAAGTCTCAGTGGAAGTGGCTGCTCGTCTCGATCGGGTTCAGCACTCTCGTCATGGCCGGCGTCCTGTACTTCACCGTCGACGAGACGACGATCGAGTACCTCAGCCGCGTGAGCCCGTTCTACCTGGCTCTTGCCGTCCTCCTCCACATCCTCTCGCTGGTCTTCTGGGCGATGCGGATCAAACTGATGTCGGCGTCGCTCGGCTACCGGGTGGGCTTGAAACACTGCCTGAACCTGGTCCTCGCCAACATGCTCGTCGCGGCGGTCACCCCGTCGCAGGCGGGCGGGGAGCCGGTCAGGGTCCACGAGCTCTACCGGGCGGGCGTCCCGGTCGGCGACGCCACCGCCGTCGTCGTGATGGAGCGGATCCTTGATGGGATCGTCCTCGGAGCCCTCGGCGCCTTCTCCATGCTCTTCCTCGGGAGGTACTGGAGCAGCCTCACCTCCGGCTTCAGCGGCGCGAGTCTCCTGATGTACTCCGCCTGGATCTTCGTCATCCTCGGCGTGCTGGCCTTCGTCTACTCGGTGAAGAACCCCGACAAGCTCAAGCGTGCCCTCAAGGGGATCTCCCGGTGGGTCGACCGGCGCCGGCGCGTCAAGAGACTCGATAGCCTCTTTGAGTCGATCGACCGCGAGGTGGACAACTTCAACTGCGGTCTCGTCAAGTTCGTGAACCACGGCAAGGTCGGCCTCGTCTGGGGATTCATCTTCACGGCGCTCTTCTGGTTCTCGGAGTTCGCCATAGCCTCGATGCTTCTTATGGGCCTCGGCCAGTCGCCCTTCATCATCGAGTCGTTCGTCGTCCAGCTCGTCCTCGCCGTCATCATGATGATCCCGCTCACGCCGGGCGGGTCGGGGGTCGCGGAGCTCGGCGCCACGTCGCTCTACAGCCTCTTCGTCCCGTCCGCGATCGTCGGCGTCTTCGTCCTCCTCTGGCGGCTGATCCTCTACTACCTCAACGTTTTCCTCGGCCTGCTGCCGGGTCTCTCCATCGTGCGGCGCGAGTTCCTCGCCCGGGCCGGAAAGCAGCGGCGGTGA
- a CDS encoding bifunctional nuclease family protein encodes MTAQSCRVQGVFMSVSEMGAAPTVVLDAGADSTVPIYVGLWEAISINNALNSEMLPRPITHDLIIELFRNFDISLDGLHIDSLEEGVFYAKLLLRQGTRTEIMDCRPSDGIAIALRYRAPIMIEDTVVESAAVKKDDLPKMVDLKEYL; translated from the coding sequence ATGACTGCTCAAAGTTGCAGGGTGCAGGGCGTCTTCATGTCGGTGAGCGAGATGGGAGCGGCGCCGACAGTCGTCCTGGACGCCGGGGCCGACAGCACCGTACCAATCTACGTCGGGCTCTGGGAAGCGATCTCGATCAATAACGCCTTAAATAGCGAGATGCTCCCCCGCCCCATCACCCACGACCTGATCATCGAGCTCTTCCGGAACTTCGATATCTCCCTCGACGGCCTGCACATCGACTCCCTGGAGGAAGGGGTCTTCTACGCCAAACTCCTCCTCCGGCAGGGGACCCGGACCGAGATCATGGACTGCCGGCCGAGCGACGGGATAGCCATCGCTCTCCGCTACCGGGCACCCATCATGATCGAGGACACGGTCGTCGAGTCCGCGGCGGTCAAAAAGGACGATCTGCCGAAGATGGTGGATCTAAAGGAGTATCTTTAG